TTTTTTTAAATCATGAAATAGAACTTAGGAGGAAGATAAGTCCACTAATAGTTGAACAAGAAATAAAAATGATTTTTGATAATCCTAAATATAAGGATTTATATGGTTTTTATATACTTAAAGAAAATATGGAATTAGCAAAAAAAGATTTAGAATATATTAAATATAATGAAGAAGATATTATATCTCAAGTTTTAGAACAGATATATAGATATATACCAAAATGGGTTGAGATAAAACCTGATATTACACTGTATGTAGGTGGTGTTGATGGGGGATTTGCTACATTTACTAAGGATGTGTATATAAATTATATTAAATATATAGGGAATATAGAGGAATTTAAAAAAGTACTTGCTCATGAATTTTATCATGCAAGACGAGTTCCTATAAATAAAAAAATCAAATTGTTTTTTAAAATGAGTTTTTATATTAATAGGGCAAAATATGATTCATTAGGTAGAATTTTTGAAGAGGGGATTGCATGCTTAATACAACATGGGGTAAATTTTGAAACAGATGATCCTGTAGGTACACTTACTAATAGAGATATCCTATTAAAGAAAGAACATTTTGAAGTGTTAAATGACGCACTTTTTTCAATAAAGCATAATAATCCTGATTATAATCTAATATATAAAATCAATGTATATGTAATAG
This genomic interval from Anaerosalibacter sp. Marseille-P3206 contains the following:
- a CDS encoding DUF5700 domain-containing putative Zn-dependent protease; the protein is MRIITEGVELAIELLDSTYFDEKKFKKYMNSKVGKIFLNHEIELRRKISPLIVEQEIKMIFDNPKYKDLYGFYILKENMELAKKDLEYIKYNEEDIISQVLEQIYRYIPKWVEIKPDITLYVGGVDGGFATFTKDVYINYIKYIGNIEEFKKVLAHEFYHARRVPINKKIKLFFKMSFYINRAKYDSLGRIFEEGIACLIQHGVNFETDDPVGTLTNRDILLKKEHFEVLNDALFSIKHNNPDYNLIYKINVYVIGYIISKIIYEDKGSITLDEWTVNFNYEVLIQKYIEICRERGIASGFDRELEKWLTR